A genomic window from Thermithiobacillus tepidarius DSM 3134 includes:
- the phoB gene encoding phosphate regulon transcriptional regulator PhoB, with the protein MEEKTEQPFRILVVEDEPGIQELIRVSLVRQGYVVQCVDSVEAADPILKSWHPQLLILDWMLPGESGLAWCRTLRRDEDSEHLPIMLITARGEESDRVRGLESGADDYISKPFSPKEMVARVKAVLRRAYKGQDQRTLNVGILRLELQSHRVFAGNVELHLGPTEFKLLRFLMSHPERVFTRNALLDRVWGQQVYVEERTVDVHIRRLRKALEPFGCENYIETVRGSGYRFRAETPLLSSAP; encoded by the coding sequence ATGGAAGAAAAAACGGAGCAGCCCTTTCGCATCCTGGTGGTGGAGGACGAACCGGGCATTCAGGAATTGATCCGGGTTTCCCTGGTGCGCCAAGGGTACGTGGTCCAGTGCGTGGACAGCGTGGAGGCGGCCGATCCCATCCTGAAGAGTTGGCACCCGCAGCTGCTCATCCTCGATTGGATGCTGCCCGGCGAGAGCGGGCTCGCTTGGTGCAGGACCTTGCGGCGGGACGAGGACAGCGAGCACTTGCCGATCATGCTCATCACGGCCCGCGGCGAGGAGAGCGACCGGGTGCGCGGCCTGGAGTCGGGCGCCGACGACTACATCAGCAAGCCCTTTTCGCCCAAGGAAATGGTGGCGCGGGTCAAGGCTGTGCTGCGCCGCGCGTACAAGGGCCAGGATCAGCGCACGTTGAATGTGGGCATCCTGCGCTTGGAGCTGCAATCGCATCGGGTCTTCGCCGGCAACGTGGAGCTGCATCTGGGACCGACCGAGTTCAAGCTGTTGCGCTTTCTCATGTCCCATCCCGAGCGGGTCTTTACTCGCAACGCCCTGCTGGACCGGGTCTGGGGCCAGCAGGTTTATGTCGAGGAGCGCACCGTGGATGTGCACATCCGGCGTTTGCGCAAGGCGCTGGAGCCCTTTGGCTGCGAAAACTACATTGAAACCGTGCGCGGCTCGGGCTATCGCTTCCGGGCCGAGACCCCGTTGCTGTCCTCCGCACCATGA
- a CDS encoding DUF4398 domain-containing protein, whose translation MSAWRSAFSAALVVVTVALGLSACAGAPVQEMSDARSALAAAQRAGAEQKAPDTFRQAEAWLNKAQVEMEIHNYSGARDYAQRAKDAALQARIKAQVQTQTQAPAQPHAPIQRQTPPAGEQQL comes from the coding sequence ATGTCAGCCTGGCGATCCGCCTTTTCCGCCGCCCTTGTTGTCGTAACCGTCGCCCTGGGCCTGTCCGCCTGCGCCGGCGCGCCGGTCCAGGAGATGAGCGACGCGCGTTCAGCCTTGGCTGCCGCTCAGCGCGCGGGCGCCGAGCAGAAGGCGCCGGATACCTTCCGGCAGGCGGAAGCTTGGCTCAACAAGGCGCAGGTGGAGATGGAGATCCATAACTACAGCGGTGCGCGGGACTACGCCCAGCGTGCCAAGGACGCCGCCTTGCAGGCCCGCATCAAGGCACAAGTGCAGACCCAGACCCAGGCACCGGCGCAGCCGCACGCGCCGATCCAACGCCAGACCCCGCCCGCCGGCGAGCAGCAGCTCTAG
- the arsC gene encoding arsenate reductase (glutaredoxin) (This arsenate reductase requires both glutathione and glutaredoxin to convert arsenate to arsenite, after which the efflux transporter formed by ArsA and ArsB can extrude the arsenite from the cell, providing resistance.), whose protein sequence is MQVKIYHNPRCSKSREALRLIRERGIEPTVIEYQKTPPSAEELERLLTLLGKEPREIMRTQDALYQEASLDDPGLVRETLVRALAQRPALLERPIVVVDDRQAVLARPPEKVLDVLPDV, encoded by the coding sequence ATGCAGGTCAAGATCTATCATAACCCGCGCTGCTCGAAATCCCGGGAAGCGCTGCGGCTCATCCGCGAGCGGGGCATCGAGCCCACCGTGATCGAATACCAGAAAACCCCGCCGAGCGCCGAAGAGCTGGAGCGCCTCCTCACGCTGCTGGGCAAAGAGCCGCGGGAAATCATGCGCACCCAGGACGCCCTCTACCAGGAGGCCAGCCTGGATGACCCCGGCTTGGTGAGGGAAACGCTGGTGCGCGCCCTGGCCCAGCGGCCCGCCCTGCTCGAACGCCCGATCGTCGTCGTCGACGACCGGCAGGCGGTGCTGGCGCGTCCGCCGGAGAAAGTGCTGGACGTGCTGCCCGATGTCTGA
- a CDS encoding DUF2069 domain-containing protein yields MSEPVAAGRPAPQLSSPSRLEHAAQAAALGGYLGLIALTLVWETWWAPSPYAPPGLWLTLKAVPLLFPLRGMLHGRLYTYAWASMLSLAYLAEGVTLALADPYQRAPAILEIVLAGAWFTGCNLYTRVKARRLRSAAPI; encoded by the coding sequence ATGTCTGAGCCTGTCGCCGCCGGGCGGCCTGCGCCGCAGCTGAGCTCGCCCTCGCGCCTGGAGCACGCCGCCCAGGCGGCCGCCCTAGGCGGCTATCTTGGCCTGATCGCCCTCACCCTGGTCTGGGAGACCTGGTGGGCGCCCTCCCCCTATGCCCCGCCGGGCCTTTGGCTGACCCTCAAAGCCGTGCCGCTGCTCTTTCCCCTGCGCGGCATGCTGCACGGTCGCCTATACACCTATGCCTGGGCCAGCATGCTGTCGCTGGCCTACCTGGCGGAGGGCGTGACGCTGGCTCTCGCCGATCCCTACCAGCGCGCGCCCGCCATCCTGGAGATCGTGCTGGCCGGCGCCTGGTTCACCGGCTGCAATCTATACACCCGCGTGAAGGCGCGCCGGCTCAGAAGCGCAGCACCGATCTGA
- the hda gene encoding DnaA regulatory inactivator Hda: MTFQACHQLALDLAFPDELRLEGFYRSPQHAEAFAAVSNLAAGTAAAQNLYLWGAAGTGKTHLLVAAARQASERVWAPYLDLLELSASTPAGAPDQWLAGLERAGLLCLDRMEAVTGDRAWEEALFHLYNRLQLQGGSLLMAGRQAPGASAWALPDWGSRANWGLVLQLPSLQDADRLAILQMRARARGLELPREVGEFLLQRCPRDIQSLNRMLDQLDRAALAASRRLTIPFVRSVLRF; encoded by the coding sequence ATGACCTTTCAGGCGTGCCACCAACTGGCTCTGGACTTGGCGTTTCCGGACGAGCTGCGTCTGGAGGGCTTCTATCGTTCGCCACAGCATGCGGAGGCTTTTGCCGCGGTCAGCAATCTGGCGGCGGGCACGGCAGCGGCCCAGAATCTTTACCTGTGGGGCGCGGCAGGCACCGGCAAGACCCACTTGCTGGTGGCCGCCGCGCGTCAAGCCAGCGAACGGGTCTGGGCGCCGTATCTGGATCTGCTGGAGTTGAGCGCGAGCACGCCGGCCGGTGCGCCGGACCAGTGGCTCGCGGGGTTGGAACGGGCCGGGCTGCTCTGCCTCGACCGCATGGAGGCGGTGACTGGCGACCGCGCCTGGGAGGAAGCGCTGTTCCATCTCTACAATCGCCTGCAGCTGCAGGGCGGCAGCCTGCTCATGGCTGGCCGTCAGGCGCCGGGTGCCAGTGCCTGGGCGCTGCCGGACTGGGGCAGCCGCGCCAACTGGGGCCTGGTCTTGCAACTGCCGTCCCTGCAGGACGCGGACCGGCTGGCGATTCTGCAGATGCGCGCCCGCGCTCGTGGTCTGGAGCTGCCCCGGGAGGTGGGAGAATTCCTGCTGCAGCGCTGTCCGCGCGACATCCAGTCCCTCAACCGGATGCTGGACCAACTGGACCGCGCCGCCCTGGCCGCCTCGCGCCGGCTGACCATTCCCTTCGTCAGATCGGTGCTGCGCTTCTGA
- a CDS encoding AI-2E family transporter: MTNWKRLLYLALLALGAWLVYLLAPILTLFVVAALLAYLLLPPVDKLARFLPRWLAVSIVFGLFVAIVAGAVMLLVPVIGEQVQVFIANWPRYQAALESRFAELYGLLGRPVSSSTLLRELQGQIGRIGQWLAAGLGSLWSSGMTLFSWLLNVVLVPVIAFYFLKDWHRLMELADSLLPRAQAPRLRALFAESDRVLGEFLRGQLLVMLGLGTMYSIGLSLMGLNLALPIGIFAGLVSFIPYLGLILGGGAALLMAAIQFHDFYHPLLVLGVFAGAQVVEATLLTPLLVGDRIGVHPVGVIFAVLAGERLYGVAGMLLALPLAAVLTVWWRPVIARYRASRLYGDPAAAGEAGAGGSEGPR, encoded by the coding sequence ATGACGAACTGGAAACGGCTGCTCTACCTGGCGCTGCTGGCCCTCGGGGCCTGGCTGGTCTATCTGCTGGCGCCCATCCTGACGCTCTTCGTCGTGGCGGCGCTGCTGGCCTACCTGCTGCTGCCGCCGGTGGACAAGCTGGCCCGCTTCCTGCCGCGCTGGCTGGCGGTGAGCATCGTCTTCGGGCTCTTCGTCGCCATCGTGGCCGGCGCGGTCATGCTGCTGGTTCCGGTCATCGGCGAGCAGGTCCAGGTCTTCATCGCCAACTGGCCGCGTTATCAGGCCGCCCTGGAGAGCCGCTTCGCCGAGCTGTACGGGCTGCTGGGCCGGCCGGTGTCCTCCTCGACCCTGCTGCGGGAGCTGCAAGGCCAGATCGGCCGCATCGGCCAGTGGCTGGCGGCCGGCCTGGGCAGCCTCTGGAGCTCGGGCATGACGCTCTTTTCCTGGCTGCTCAACGTGGTGCTGGTGCCGGTGATCGCCTTTTACTTTCTCAAGGACTGGCACCGCCTGATGGAGCTCGCCGATTCCCTGCTGCCGCGCGCCCAAGCCCCGCGGCTGCGCGCGCTCTTCGCCGAGTCCGACCGGGTGCTGGGCGAGTTCCTGCGCGGCCAGCTGCTGGTCATGCTGGGACTGGGGACCATGTATTCCATCGGCCTGAGCCTGATGGGCCTCAATCTGGCGCTGCCCATCGGCATCTTCGCAGGACTGGTCAGCTTCATTCCCTACCTAGGCCTGATCCTGGGCGGCGGGGCCGCCCTGCTCATGGCCGCCATCCAGTTTCACGACTTCTATCATCCCCTGCTGGTCCTGGGCGTGTTCGCCGGCGCCCAGGTGGTGGAGGCGACGCTGCTGACGCCCTTGCTGGTTGGCGACCGCATCGGCGTGCATCCGGTTGGCGTCATCTTTGCCGTGCTGGCCGGCGAACGGCTCTATGGGGTGGCGGGCATGCTGCTGGCCTTGCCCCTGGCGGCGGTGCTCACCGTCTGGTGGCGGCCGGTCATCGCCCGTTATCGCGCCAGCCGCCTCTACGGCGATCCGGCTGCGGCGGGGGAGGCCGGCGCTGGCGGCAGCGAAGGGCCGCGATGA
- the pgsA gene encoding CDP-diacylglycerol--glycerol-3-phosphate 3-phosphatidyltransferase codes for MNLPNIITIFRILLVPAMIYALLRQNYSWAVAIFLVASISDALDGYIARRFNLHTRLGAILDPLADKLLVAAVVILLTWLGWLPYWLTAAILLRDLVIVSGALAYHKLIGPVEVKPSYLSKFNTAAQFILIVLVLAEAARWLALGPVLTAGFVLVFASTVLSGLDYVWRWSRRAALYHKEGPQ; via the coding sequence ATGAATCTGCCCAATATAATAACGATATTCCGCATCCTGCTCGTGCCGGCCATGATCTACGCGCTGCTGCGCCAGAACTACTCCTGGGCCGTGGCCATTTTCCTGGTGGCGAGCATCAGCGATGCCCTGGACGGCTACATCGCCCGCCGCTTTAATCTCCATACTCGCCTGGGGGCCATCCTGGATCCGCTGGCGGACAAGCTGCTGGTGGCGGCCGTGGTCATCCTGCTGACCTGGCTCGGCTGGCTGCCCTATTGGCTGACCGCGGCCATCCTCCTGCGCGATCTGGTCATCGTCAGCGGCGCCCTGGCCTATCACAAGCTCATCGGCCCGGTCGAGGTCAAGCCCAGCTATCTCAGCAAATTCAACACCGCCGCCCAGTTCATCCTGATCGTGCTGGTCCTGGCGGAGGCGGCTCGCTGGCTGGCGCTGGGACCGGTGCTGACGGCCGGCTTCGTCCTGGTCTTCGCCAGCACGGTGCTGTCCGGCCTGGATTACGTCTGGCGCTGGAGCCGCCGCGCCGCCCTGTACCACAAAGAAGGCCCGCAATGA
- the purM gene encoding phosphoribosylformylglycinamidine cyclo-ligase, producing the protein MAEDKTSLSYRDAGVDIDAGNALVERIKPIARRTRRPGVLGGLGGFGGFFELPTERYRQPVLVSGTDGVGTKLLLAQQMDRHDSIGIDLVAMCVNDLLVTGAEPLYFLDYFACGKLDVDVAASVIDGIGRGCEQAGCALIGGETAEMPGMYQPGEYDLAGFAVGVVEKDAIIDGSQVRAGDVVLGLASSGLHSNGYSLARKVLERSGLGLDSPFGDGTLGMTLLTPTRIYAKSLQSLLQSVPVKAMAHITGGGLPENLPRVLPDGLAARIQTKAWPRPAIFDWLQAEGRIDDAEMYRTFNCGIGMALVVAAEQAEPALAVLQSAGETAFRLGEIVPHQGSAVELVA; encoded by the coding sequence GTGGCCGAAGACAAGACCTCCCTTTCCTATCGCGACGCCGGCGTGGACATCGATGCCGGCAATGCCCTGGTCGAGCGCATCAAGCCCATCGCCCGCCGCACCCGGCGTCCGGGCGTGCTGGGCGGCCTGGGCGGTTTCGGCGGCTTTTTCGAGCTGCCCACGGAGCGCTATCGCCAGCCCGTGCTGGTCTCCGGCACCGACGGCGTCGGCACCAAGCTGCTGCTGGCCCAGCAGATGGACCGGCATGACAGCATCGGCATCGACTTGGTGGCCATGTGCGTCAACGACCTGCTCGTCACCGGCGCCGAGCCCCTCTATTTTCTGGATTACTTCGCCTGCGGCAAGCTGGACGTGGATGTCGCCGCCAGCGTCATCGACGGCATCGGCCGGGGCTGCGAGCAGGCCGGCTGCGCCCTGATCGGCGGCGAGACGGCGGAGATGCCCGGCATGTATCAGCCCGGCGAATATGATCTGGCCGGCTTCGCCGTGGGCGTGGTGGAAAAGGATGCCATCATCGACGGCAGCCAGGTGCGGGCCGGCGACGTGGTCCTCGGCCTCGCCTCCAGCGGGCTGCACTCCAATGGCTATTCCCTAGCCCGCAAGGTGCTGGAGCGCAGCGGCCTGGGCCTGGACAGTCCCTTCGGTGACGGCACCCTGGGAATGACGCTGCTGACGCCCACCCGCATCTATGCCAAATCCCTGCAGTCCCTGCTCCAGAGCGTGCCGGTCAAGGCCATGGCCCACATCACCGGCGGCGGGCTGCCCGAGAACCTGCCGCGCGTCCTGCCCGACGGCTTGGCCGCCCGCATCCAGACCAAGGCATGGCCGCGCCCGGCAATCTTCGACTGGCTGCAGGCGGAAGGCCGCATCGACGATGCCGAGATGTACCGCACCTTCAACTGCGGCATCGGCATGGCCCTGGTGGTGGCGGCCGAGCAGGCCGAGCCGGCCCTGGCCGTGCTGCAGAGCGCCGGCGAGACGGCCTTTCGGCTCGGCGAGATCGTGCCGCACCAGGGCAGCGCCGTGGAACTCGTGGCCTGA
- the purN gene encoding phosphoribosylglycinamide formyltransferase: MRIVALVSGRGSNLQAILDAVADGAVPAELAAVVSNVPGAYALERAARSGVPTAVLRHRNFPDRAAYDAALAELIDGYRPDLVVLAGFMRLLTPAFVARYHGRLVNIHPSLLPAFPGLHTHRRALEQGVKLHGATVHFVSEDVDAGPIIIQAAVPVLDDDTPESLAERVLAQEHRIYPQALAWIGQGLVRLEGTRVRFARPLEADCALIWPPSTIAAPVR; the protein is encoded by the coding sequence TTGCGCATCGTCGCTCTGGTCTCCGGCCGCGGCAGCAACCTGCAGGCCATTCTGGACGCCGTCGCCGACGGCGCAGTGCCGGCGGAACTGGCCGCCGTCGTCAGCAACGTCCCCGGCGCCTATGCCCTGGAGCGCGCCGCGCGCAGCGGCGTGCCCACGGCCGTCCTGCGGCACCGCAATTTTCCCGACCGGGCGGCCTACGACGCCGCCCTGGCCGAACTGATCGACGGCTACCGGCCGGACCTGGTGGTGCTGGCCGGCTTCATGCGCCTGCTCACCCCGGCCTTCGTGGCCCGCTATCATGGCCGCCTGGTGAACATCCATCCCTCCCTGCTGCCCGCTTTTCCGGGCCTGCATACCCACCGGCGGGCGCTGGAGCAGGGCGTGAAACTCCACGGCGCCACGGTGCACTTCGTGAGCGAGGACGTGGACGCCGGCCCCATCATCATCCAGGCCGCGGTGCCGGTGCTGGACGATGACACGCCGGAGAGCCTGGCCGAGCGGGTGCTGGCCCAGGAACATCGCATCTATCCGCAGGCCCTGGCTTGGATCGGCCAGGGCCTGGTGCGCCTGGAAGGCACCCGCGTCCGCTTCGCCCGTCCCCTGGAGGCGGATTGCGCGCTGATCTGGCCGCCGTCAACAATAGCCGCGCCCGTGCGTTAA
- a CDS encoding DUF3108 domain-containing protein — protein sequence MPGLRRSPSLQRLTFIALGLALAGQAAAVSLPRSETLTYQVTWNGIPAGTIQQTLERQGDGTYRLTANAETNRVVNVFYRLDSDQQSLFKVNDERLQVLRYEHVNQGKEPFPRSARFDWNDKVAHLDNEDGRKDVPINAYTYDPNTLIQQLRFFPDSIRHPFVVVDGKNSKKLQIKDLGTASISTRAGNFEAQCVQQVDLQQNDPNKKRVASVCYSNDARRLPVELRYHTKYGDIIARLSSVKSQPGE from the coding sequence ATGCCCGGACTGCGCCGATCCCCCTCCCTGCAGCGGCTTACCTTTATCGCCCTCGGCCTGGCGCTGGCCGGCCAGGCCGCCGCGGTCTCCCTGCCCCGCTCGGAAACGCTGACCTACCAGGTCACCTGGAACGGCATTCCGGCCGGCACCATCCAGCAAACCCTGGAACGCCAGGGCGACGGCACCTACCGGCTGACGGCCAATGCCGAGACCAATCGCGTGGTCAACGTCTTCTACCGCCTGGACAGCGATCAGCAGTCCTTGTTCAAGGTCAACGACGAGCGCCTTCAGGTGCTGCGCTACGAGCACGTGAACCAGGGCAAGGAGCCATTCCCGCGCTCGGCCCGCTTCGACTGGAACGACAAGGTGGCACACCTGGACAACGAGGACGGCCGCAAGGACGTGCCCATCAACGCCTATACCTATGACCCCAACACCCTGATCCAGCAGCTGCGCTTCTTCCCGGACAGCATCCGCCACCCCTTCGTGGTGGTGGACGGCAAGAACAGCAAGAAGCTGCAGATCAAGGACCTGGGCACGGCCAGCATCAGCACCCGGGCCGGGAATTTCGAGGCGCAATGCGTGCAGCAGGTGGACCTGCAGCAGAACGACCCCAACAAGAAGCGGGTGGCCAGCGTGTGCTACAGCAACGACGCCCGCCGCCTGCCGGTGGAGCTGCGCTATCACACCAAGTACGGCGACATCATCGCCCGCCTGAGTTCGGTGAAAAGCCAGCCCGGTGAGTAG
- a CDS encoding competence/damage-inducible protein A yields MSSDKPGAAFGAVVIGTEILRGKREDRHVAHLRAVAAARGYELAYALVLADQAEQITGQLRWAYARPEPLFCYGGLGATPDDLTRACAAAAADLPLARHPEAAQLIRTRFGAGAEPVRIRMADLPAGAALIPNPVNQIPGFSLGKHHFFPGFPQMAQPMTEWVLEQHYPPRPARIEARLLLPGSREGDLVPLMEAFVAAHPAVDFSSLPHFADSGPQIELGVAGEAAAVAAAAADLKQRLIGAGVPFREL; encoded by the coding sequence GTGAGTAGCGACAAGCCGGGCGCCGCTTTCGGCGCCGTCGTCATCGGCACCGAGATCCTGCGCGGCAAGCGCGAGGACCGGCACGTGGCCCACCTGCGCGCGGTGGCGGCGGCCCGCGGCTACGAGCTGGCCTACGCCCTCGTCCTGGCGGACCAAGCTGAGCAGATCACCGGCCAGCTGCGCTGGGCCTATGCCCGCCCGGAACCGCTCTTCTGCTACGGCGGCCTGGGCGCCACGCCGGACGACCTGACCCGCGCCTGCGCCGCCGCGGCCGCGGACCTGCCGCTGGCCCGTCACCCGGAAGCGGCGCAACTGATCCGCACGCGTTTCGGCGCAGGCGCCGAGCCGGTGCGCATCCGCATGGCGGACCTGCCCGCCGGGGCGGCGCTCATTCCCAACCCGGTCAACCAGATCCCCGGCTTCAGCCTGGGCAAGCATCATTTTTTCCCGGGCTTTCCGCAGATGGCCCAGCCCATGACCGAGTGGGTACTGGAGCAGCATTACCCGCCCCGCCCCGCCCGGATCGAGGCGCGCCTCCTGCTGCCCGGCAGCCGCGAAGGCGATCTGGTGCCGCTGATGGAGGCCTTCGTGGCCGCGCATCCGGCGGTGGACTTCTCCAGCCTGCCCCACTTCGCGGACAGCGGACCGCAAATCGAGCTGGGCGTCGCAGGCGAGGCGGCGGCCGTGGCCGCGGCCGCGGCGGATCTCAAGCAACGCCTGATCGGGGCAGGCGTGCCGTTTCGCGAGCTGTAG
- a CDS encoding NUDIX domain-containing protein translates to MEKGPRISVDIIIEKADDPARPVLLIERHYEPHGHAIPGGFVDYGETLEHAACREAAEETGLAVQLERLLYCYSDPRRDPRGHTISAVFIASARGEAQAADDAKSVQWYAAGAWPDDLVFDHARILGDYLRFRERGELPQPGCA, encoded by the coding sequence ATGGAAAAAGGGCCCAGAATCAGCGTCGACATCATCATCGAAAAGGCCGACGATCCGGCGCGCCCGGTGCTGCTCATCGAACGCCACTACGAGCCGCATGGCCACGCCATCCCCGGCGGCTTCGTGGACTACGGCGAGACCCTGGAGCACGCCGCCTGCCGCGAAGCGGCCGAGGAAACGGGGCTGGCGGTGCAGCTGGAGCGGCTGCTCTACTGCTACTCCGATCCGCGCCGCGACCCCCGCGGCCATACCATCAGCGCCGTCTTCATCGCCAGCGCGCGCGGCGAGGCCCAGGCCGCCGACGACGCCAAGTCCGTGCAGTGGTACGCGGCCGGGGCCTGGCCGGACGACCTGGTCTTCGATCACGCGCGGATTCTGGGGGATTACCTGCGCTTTCGCGAGCGGGGAGAGCTGCCGCAGCCGGGCTGTGCTTGA
- the acs gene encoding acetate--CoA ligase produces the protein MSGIQLESILTEARVFPVHEDFARQANLNSEQYAALCRRAEEDPSGFWGDLARQELAWDKPFTQVLDDSRAPFYRWFADGELNVAANCLDRHLSSPTRNKAALIWEGEDGEVRTFTYGQLHREVSRFANVLKKLGITTGDRVAIYMPMVPEAAVAMLACARLGAIHSVVFGGFSAEALKDRIEDTQAKLLITADGGFRAGRVVHLKQHADQALMRDGHSVDKVVVLRRTGQEVDMLDGRDLWWHELMQDAEPQCPAVSVNAEHPLFVLYTSGSTGKPKGIVHSSGGYLLWSALTMRWVFDIKPEDVYWCTADIGWVTGHTYALYGPLAVGATVLLFEGVPTYPDAGRFWAMIERHGVSVFYTAPTAVRALMKLGEEWPGKYDLSSLRLLGTVGEPINPEAWMWYYRVIGKERCPVVDTWWQTETGGHLIAPLPGVTPLKPGSCTRPLPGIFPDIVDEEGDPVQGTEAGGYLVVKRPWPGMLRTVWGNDARYLETYWAKFQNRYYVAGDSAHRDADGYYWIMGRIDDVLNVSGHRLGTMEIESALVSHPAVAEAAVVGRPHEIKGEAITAFVILRQSHVQDDRDRLTEALRQHVSEAIGPIAKPDDIRFTDNLPKTRSGKIMRRLLRAIARGEEITQDTSTLENEETVRQLGR, from the coding sequence ATGAGCGGCATTCAACTGGAATCCATTTTGACGGAGGCGCGCGTCTTCCCCGTGCACGAGGACTTCGCCCGGCAGGCCAACCTGAACAGCGAGCAGTACGCCGCCCTGTGCCGGCGCGCGGAGGAGGACCCGTCCGGCTTCTGGGGCGACCTGGCCCGCCAGGAGCTCGCCTGGGACAAGCCCTTCACGCAGGTGCTGGACGACAGCCGGGCGCCCTTCTACCGCTGGTTCGCCGACGGCGAGCTGAACGTCGCCGCCAACTGCCTGGACCGCCACCTGAGCAGCCCGACCCGCAACAAGGCCGCGCTGATCTGGGAAGGCGAGGATGGCGAGGTGCGGACCTTCACCTACGGCCAGTTGCACCGCGAAGTCAGCCGCTTCGCCAATGTGCTGAAGAAGCTCGGCATCACCACCGGCGACCGGGTGGCCATCTACATGCCCATGGTGCCGGAAGCAGCCGTCGCCATGCTGGCCTGCGCCCGCCTCGGCGCCATCCACAGCGTGGTCTTCGGCGGCTTTTCCGCCGAGGCCCTCAAGGACCGCATCGAGGACACCCAGGCCAAGCTGCTGATCACCGCCGACGGCGGCTTCCGCGCCGGCCGGGTGGTGCACCTCAAGCAGCACGCCGACCAAGCCCTCATGCGCGACGGCCATTCGGTGGACAAAGTGGTGGTGCTGCGCCGCACCGGCCAGGAGGTGGACATGCTGGACGGCCGCGACCTGTGGTGGCACGAGCTGATGCAGGACGCCGAGCCCCAATGCCCCGCCGTGTCCGTGAACGCCGAGCATCCCCTCTTCGTGCTTTACACCTCCGGCTCCACCGGCAAGCCCAAGGGCATCGTGCACAGCAGCGGCGGCTATCTGCTCTGGTCCGCGCTGACCATGCGCTGGGTCTTCGACATCAAGCCCGAGGACGTGTACTGGTGCACCGCCGACATCGGCTGGGTCACCGGCCACACCTACGCCCTCTATGGCCCGCTGGCGGTGGGCGCCACCGTGCTCCTGTTCGAGGGCGTGCCCACCTATCCGGACGCCGGCCGCTTCTGGGCCATGATCGAGCGCCACGGCGTCAGCGTCTTCTACACCGCGCCCACCGCCGTCCGCGCCCTGATGAAGCTGGGCGAGGAGTGGCCGGGCAAGTACGATCTCAGCTCCCTGCGCCTGCTGGGCACCGTGGGCGAGCCCATCAACCCCGAGGCCTGGATGTGGTACTACCGGGTGATCGGCAAGGAGCGCTGCCCGGTGGTGGACACCTGGTGGCAGACGGAAACGGGCGGCCACCTGATCGCCCCGCTGCCCGGCGTGACGCCGCTCAAGCCGGGCTCTTGCACCCGTCCCCTGCCCGGCATCTTCCCCGACATCGTCGACGAGGAGGGCGATCCGGTGCAGGGCACGGAGGCGGGCGGCTATCTGGTGGTCAAGCGGCCGTGGCCGGGCATGCTGCGCACCGTCTGGGGCAACGACGCGCGCTACCTGGAAACCTACTGGGCCAAGTTCCAGAATCGCTACTACGTGGCCGGCGACAGCGCGCACCGCGACGCCGACGGCTATTACTGGATCATGGGGCGCATCGACGACGTGCTGAACGTATCCGGCCATCGCCTGGGCACCATGGAGATCGAGTCCGCCCTGGTCTCCCACCCGGCCGTGGCCGAGGCGGCGGTGGTGGGCCGCCCGCACGAGATCAAGGGCGAGGCCATCACCGCCTTCGTCATCCTGCGCCAGTCCCACGTGCAGGATGACCGCGACCGCTTGACCGAAGCCCTGCGCCAGCACGTGAGCGAGGCCATCGGCCCCATCGCCAAGCCCGACGACATCCGCTTCACGGACAACCTGCCCAAGACCCGCTCGGGCAAGATCATGCGTCGGCTGTTGCGCGCCATTGCCCGCGGCGAGGAGATCACCCAGGACACCTCCACCCTGGAAAACGAGGAGACGGTGCGGCAGCTGGGCCGCTGA
- the ndhC gene encoding NADH-quinone oxidoreductase subunit A, which yields MESNGLWPLVLYAAIVLVLVAAMLSLSHMLGARHPGPPPRATVEPFESGVLPVGTARLRLSAKFYLIAMFFVIFDLEAVYLFAWAIAVREAGWAGFIEAAVFVFILVAALVYLWRLGALDWAPPRSRTRTR from the coding sequence ATGGAATCGAACGGTCTGTGGCCCCTGGTGCTGTACGCCGCCATCGTGCTGGTCCTGGTGGCCGCCATGCTGAGCCTGTCCCACATGCTGGGTGCGCGCCATCCGGGCCCGCCGCCCCGGGCGACGGTGGAGCCCTTCGAATCCGGCGTCCTGCCGGTGGGCACGGCGCGCCTGCGCCTGTCCGCCAAGTTCTACCTGATCGCCATGTTCTTCGTGATCTTCGATCTGGAGGCGGTCTACCTCTTCGCCTGGGCCATCGCCGTGCGCGAGGCGGGCTGGGCCGGCTTCATCGAGGCTGCCGTCTTCGTCTTCATCCTGGTTGCCGCCCTCGTCTACCTGTGGCGCCTGGGCGCCCTGGACTGGGCGCCGCCGCGCAGCCGCACGCGCACCCGCTAG